The genomic window GCCGCAGATTCCCGACTTCCTCGGCGTGCCGCTGCACCGCCCCGAGAAGATGGAAAAAGAGCCCCAGGTCGGCGTGGCGCAGGGCCTGGCGTGGACCAGCGTGGGCGGCACCATGCTGCTCGTCGAGGCGCTGGCGACCCCCGGCACCGGCAAGGTCGTCATGACCGGCTCGCTGGGCGACGTCATGAAGGAAAGTGTGGGCGCGGCCATCGCCTACCTGCGGGCGCACGCCGCCGAGTATGGCGCGGACCCCGACTTCCACAAGACGATGGACATCCACGTCCATTTCCCCGACGGCGCTACGCCCAAGGACGGCCCCAGCGCGGGGATCACGATTGCCACCGCCGTCATCAGCGCGGTGACCGGGCGCCCGGTGCGCCTCGACGTGGCGATGACCGGCGAAATCAGCCTGCGCGGCCGGGTGCTGCCCATCGGCGGGCTGAAGGAAAAGCTGCTCGCCGCGCACCAGGGCGGAATCCGCGAAGTCATCTTCCCCAAAGACAACGAGCCGAGCCTGCAAGAAGTTCCCGAAAGCATTCGCGGCGACCTCAAGGTGCACGCCGTGGAGCACGTCAGCGAAGTGCTGGAGCTGCTGCTGCTGCCCAAGCCCGAGCAGGCCGAGCAAACCCCGCCGCCCGCCCTCGGCAAGTCGGTGCAGCCGGGCGCATAAGCCCCCAGAAAACAGTTCTCGAATGGTCAGTGGCGCAAGCTGCTGGCCTTTTTTATGTCCCGGTCAGCGTCAACCAACGCGGGCCGGGTACCCATAGCAGGACGCCTCCCAGATGCACAGCGTTCGAGTCGGCACTGTCAAGTTCGGCGCTGAGCGACTGCACGCCGCCGCGCCCGGCTGCCTGGACCGCCAGGGCCGTCAGCGCCAGCGTGAGGGGCGCGCCCGCCGCTGCCCAGCGCTGTGGGACACCGAACCAGGCCAGTTCGCCCGTCTCCGGCTCGGCGGTGCGGCGCACACTGGACACGCCCGCCAGCTCGCCGCCGCGCTCGGCCACGTACAGCCACGCCGGGCATAGGTCGTCGCCCAGAAAGTCGTCCTCGTCCATGACTTCGGGGCAGGCCGGGTCGTGCAGGTGCGCGTGGGCATACACCTCGCGGTGCAGCGGCAGCAGTTGTGTTCGGAGCTCGTCTGACAGCTCCGTCATGGGCCGCAGGACGAAGCCCAGTTGCTCTGCCGCCCGCACCCAGGGCGTC from Deinococcus radiodurans R1 = ATCC 13939 = DSM 20539 includes these protein-coding regions:
- a CDS encoding GNAT family N-acetyltransferase; translated protein: MLTLRPTSPGDGHALAELLAVVWAGQENGAAYHGGGRRPGVVAVCAGKLVGYGQLWHSRLHPTYAYAGVHVHPQWRGQGIGGELWNAVTKDVEQPLKAKTYATQSAAVRFLQRRGLRVSVETLEPMLWPADLEDVTPWVRAAEQLGFVLRPMTELSDELRTQLLPLHREVYAHAHLHDPACPEVMDEDDFLGDDLCPAWLYVAERGGELAGVSSVRRTAEPETGELAWFGVPQRWAAAGAPLTLALTALAVQAAGRGGVQSLSAELDSADSNAVHLGGVLLWVPGPRWLTLTGT